A window of the Candidatus Dadabacteria bacterium genome harbors these coding sequences:
- the gltB gene encoding glutamate synthase large subunit, which produces MSVPFEKQGLYDPAFEHDSCGVGFVVNIKGEKSHSIVADSLTVLANLEHRGACGCEPETGDGAGILLQIPHGFLAPECEKAGVSLPPEGNYGVCMMFLPKDEKERGAVLSAIEKITLEEGQEFLGVRPVPTDNSSLGLTSAGCEPFVCQAFIGRGGGTEEGLAFERALFVIRKRAENTAAREGFYISSLSSKTVVYKGMLTTAQVPAYYPDLADKRVKSAIALVHSRFSTNTSPNWSRAHPYRFVIHNGEINTLRGNINWMRSREPLLAEAGNPFAGREEKIFPVIEPDGSDSAAFDNCLEFLTLCGYSIEHAVMMMVPEPWFKHGDMDAAKRAFYKYHGCLMEPWDGPASVCFTDGEKVGAVLDRNGLRPSRYYVTSDDTIILSSEVGVLPVAPGKVLYKGRLEPGRMLLVDTHEGRIVEDGEIKSGLSGRFPYEEWTEKHMTPLAAVAAPSSPSPRLTPEETTVQQKVFGYTFEEIRLLLAPMAGSGVESVGSMGRDTPLAVLSVRPKLLYNYFNQLFAQVTNPPIDSIREEIVTATNVNLGAGGNIFSPSPESCKVIQASGPVLSEEEMEKLKSLPASAVIESFFDPGGGGEALAAALEEMFKKADKAVAAGSNILVISDRGADAKRCPVPALLATAGLHHHLIRAGRRMKASIVVDSGEPREVHHFALLVGYGASAVCPYLAFETIRGLAAGGEISADPETAFSNYITGLTKGVVKIMSKMGISTVQSYHGAQIFEALGLSDDFVEKYFTRTQSRIGGIGINVVATEAAMRHSDAFPARPGAPAALDEGGVYQWRFEGEKHMYNPQTVHALQKACREGDYGVFERFSELVGKEERDRFTLRGMLEFDFTDKPVPLEEVESEEEIMKRFKTGAMSYGSLSAEAHEGLAIAMNRVGGKSNTGEGGEDTRRWKPDENGDLRRSAIKQVASGRFGVTGEYLANSDEIQIKMAQGAKPGEGGQLPGKKVYPWIAQVRLSTPGVGLISPPPHHDIYSIEDLAELIYDLKNSNPSARINVKLVSEAGVGTIAAGVAKGHADVILISGNDGGTGASPQNSIQYAGLPWELGISETHQTLLLNNLRSRVVLETDGQMKTGRDVAVAALLGAEEYGFSTAPLMALGCIMMRVCHLNTCPVGVATQDPALRKKFTGDPAHVVNFMRFVARQTREIMAALGFRTVNEMVGRTDMLKSVRPKGHWKAENLTLAAVLHRPDVPAHYGTYRLTEQDHGIAESLDMRKLLKVCAPAIERREKVDAEFEIRNTDRTVGTIVGSRISSVHGSSALEDDTVTLRFRGSAGQSFGAFVPRGMTMLLEGDSNDYIGKGLSGGKIAVLPPAESTFVAEENVITGNVAFYGATAGEAYIRGIAGERFCVRNSGVDAVVEGVGDHGCEYMTGGSVAILGRTGRNFAAGMSGGVAYVFDPAGDFEAKNCNTQSVSVEALSPEDETALKTMIMRHLQYTRSAVAERLLKRWEESAARFVKVMPNDYKRMLECISRVEERGLSGDEAMMAAFEENVKDAARVGGN; this is translated from the coding sequence ATGAGCGTTCCTTTTGAAAAACAAGGGCTTTACGACCCCGCTTTTGAACACGATTCGTGCGGAGTGGGCTTTGTTGTCAACATCAAGGGCGAAAAGTCCCACTCAATCGTTGCGGACTCGCTTACCGTGCTTGCAAACCTTGAACACAGAGGCGCGTGCGGCTGTGAGCCGGAAACCGGAGACGGCGCGGGCATACTGCTTCAAATCCCGCACGGCTTTCTCGCCCCCGAATGCGAAAAAGCGGGCGTCTCCCTTCCCCCCGAAGGCAACTACGGCGTCTGCATGATGTTTCTTCCCAAAGACGAAAAAGAGCGCGGCGCGGTTCTGTCCGCGATTGAAAAAATCACGCTTGAGGAAGGGCAGGAGTTTCTCGGCGTCCGTCCCGTGCCGACGGACAACTCGTCTCTCGGCCTCACCTCGGCGGGCTGCGAGCCGTTTGTGTGTCAGGCGTTCATCGGGCGCGGCGGCGGCACGGAGGAGGGCCTCGCGTTTGAAAGGGCGCTGTTTGTCATAAGGAAAAGGGCGGAAAACACCGCCGCCCGCGAGGGCTTTTATATCTCAAGCCTCTCGTCAAAAACCGTGGTTTACAAAGGCATGCTGACCACCGCGCAAGTGCCCGCCTACTACCCAGACCTTGCGGACAAAAGAGTGAAAAGCGCCATCGCGCTTGTCCATTCGCGCTTCAGCACAAACACCTCTCCAAACTGGAGCAGGGCGCACCCCTACCGGTTTGTCATACACAACGGCGAGATAAACACGCTGCGGGGAAACATCAACTGGATGCGGTCGCGCGAGCCCCTGCTTGCCGAAGCCGGAAACCCGTTTGCCGGACGGGAGGAAAAAATCTTTCCCGTCATAGAGCCGGACGGGAGCGACAGCGCCGCGTTTGACAACTGCCTTGAGTTTCTCACCCTGTGCGGCTACTCCATTGAGCACGCGGTCATGATGATGGTTCCGGAGCCGTGGTTCAAACACGGGGACATGGACGCGGCAAAGAGGGCGTTTTACAAATACCACGGTTGCCTTATGGAGCCGTGGGACGGCCCCGCCTCGGTCTGTTTTACGGACGGCGAAAAGGTGGGGGCGGTGCTTGACAGAAACGGCCTGCGCCCCAGCAGATACTACGTTACCTCGGACGATACGATAATTCTCTCCTCCGAGGTGGGCGTGCTTCCGGTCGCCCCCGGAAAGGTGCTTTACAAAGGGCGGCTTGAGCCGGGAAGGATGCTGCTTGTGGACACGCACGAGGGCAGGATAGTGGAGGACGGGGAAATCAAGTCCGGCCTGTCCGGGCGGTTTCCCTATGAGGAATGGACGGAAAAACATATGACGCCGCTTGCCGCCGTTGCCGCCCCCTCTTCGCCTTCCCCCCGCCTGACGCCCGAAGAGACAACGGTTCAGCAAAAGGTGTTCGGATACACGTTTGAGGAGATACGGCTTCTTCTCGCGCCGATGGCCGGGAGCGGGGTTGAGTCCGTGGGCTCAATGGGGCGCGACACGCCGCTTGCCGTCCTCTCCGTCAGGCCGAAACTGCTTTACAACTACTTCAACCAGTTGTTCGCCCAGGTGACCAACCCCCCCATAGACTCAATCCGGGAGGAGATAGTCACCGCGACCAATGTGAACCTCGGCGCGGGCGGCAACATATTCAGCCCCTCTCCCGAAAGCTGCAAAGTGATACAGGCATCCGGCCCCGTGCTGTCGGAGGAGGAAATGGAGAAACTAAAATCCCTTCCCGCCTCCGCCGTGATAGAGAGTTTCTTTGACCCCGGAGGCGGCGGGGAGGCGCTTGCCGCCGCCCTTGAGGAAATGTTCAAAAAGGCGGACAAAGCCGTGGCCGCGGGCTCAAACATACTGGTAATCTCCGACCGGGGCGCGGACGCAAAACGCTGCCCCGTTCCCGCGCTTCTTGCCACCGCGGGCCTTCACCACCACCTGATACGCGCCGGGCGCAGGATGAAAGCGTCCATAGTGGTTGATTCGGGCGAGCCGAGGGAGGTTCACCATTTCGCCCTTCTGGTCGGCTACGGCGCTTCCGCCGTGTGCCCGTATCTCGCGTTTGAGACCATACGGGGGCTTGCCGCCGGGGGCGAGATCTCCGCAGACCCTGAAACCGCGTTTTCCAACTACATCACCGGCCTCACCAAGGGGGTTGTCAAAATTATGTCCAAAATGGGCATATCCACCGTTCAGAGTTATCACGGCGCGCAGATTTTTGAGGCGCTGGGGCTCTCGGACGATTTTGTTGAAAAGTATTTCACGCGCACCCAGTCGCGCATAGGCGGAATCGGAATAAACGTTGTCGCAACCGAGGCGGCGATGAGGCACTCCGATGCGTTTCCCGCGCGCCCCGGCGCGCCCGCCGCACTTGACGAGGGAGGCGTCTATCAGTGGCGCTTTGAGGGCGAGAAGCACATGTACAACCCGCAGACGGTTCACGCGCTCCAGAAAGCCTGCCGCGAGGGCGATTACGGCGTTTTTGAGCGTTTCAGCGAACTTGTCGGCAAGGAAGAGCGCGACCGCTTTACGCTTCGGGGAATGCTTGAGTTTGATTTCACGGACAAGCCCGTCCCGCTTGAAGAGGTGGAGAGCGAGGAAGAGATAATGAAGCGTTTCAAGACGGGCGCGATGTCCTACGGCTCGCTGAGCGCCGAGGCGCACGAGGGGCTTGCGATAGCGATGAACAGGGTGGGGGGCAAGAGCAACACCGGCGAGGGCGGCGAGGACACCCGCAGGTGGAAGCCGGACGAAAACGGCGACCTCAGAAGGAGCGCGATAAAACAGGTTGCCTCCGGCAGGTTCGGGGTAACGGGCGAGTATCTTGCCAACTCGGACGAGATACAGATAAAGATGGCGCAGGGCGCAAAGCCCGGCGAGGGCGGGCAGCTTCCGGGCAAGAAGGTGTATCCGTGGATAGCGCAGGTTCGCCTCTCCACTCCGGGCGTGGGACTCATATCGCCGCCGCCCCACCATGACATATACTCCATTGAAGACCTTGCCGAGTTGATATACGACCTCAAAAATTCAAACCCGTCCGCGAGGATAAACGTCAAACTTGTATCCGAGGCGGGCGTCGGCACCATCGCCGCCGGCGTCGCCAAGGGGCACGCCGATGTGATACTGATAAGCGGCAATGACGGTGGCACGGGCGCGTCTCCCCAGAACAGCATCCAGTATGCGGGGCTGCCGTGGGAACTCGGCATAAGCGAGACGCACCAGACCCTTTTGCTCAACAACCTCAGAAGCCGCGTTGTTCTTGAGACGGACGGGCAGATGAAAACCGGCAGGGACGTTGCGGTCGCGGCGCTTCTCGGCGCGGAGGAATACGGGTTTTCAACCGCGCCGCTCATGGCGCTCGGCTGCATAATGATGAGGGTGTGCCACCTCAACACCTGCCCCGTCGGCGTGGCGACCCAGGACCCCGCGCTTCGCAAAAAGTTCACCGGAGACCCCGCCCATGTGGTCAATTTCATGCGGTTTGTCGCCCGCCAGACGCGCGAAATAATGGCCGCGCTGGGCTTTCGCACCGTTAACGAGATGGTGGGACGCACGGACATGCTCAAGTCCGTCCGCCCCAAAGGGCACTGGAAGGCGGAAAACCTGACGCTTGCCGCCGTTCTTCACCGCCCGGACGTTCCGGCACACTACGGCACATACCGCCTTACGGAGCAGGACCACGGCATTGCGGAATCTCTGGACATGAGAAAACTGCTGAAAGTGTGCGCCCCCGCCATAGAGCGGCGCGAGAAGGTTGACGCAGAGTTTGAAATACGCAACACAGACCGCACGGTCGGCACGATAGTCGGCAGCAGAATCTCTTCCGTTCACGGCTCTTCCGCCCTTGAGGATGACACCGTTACCTTGCGCTTCAGGGGCTCGGCGGGGCAGAGTTTCGGCGCGTTCGTTCCGCGCGGCATGACGATGCTGCTTGAGGGGGACTCCAACGACTACATCGGCAAGGGGCTTTCCGGCGGAAAAATAGCGGTTCTGCCGCCCGCCGAATCAACTTTTGTCGCGGAAGAAAATGTCATCACGGGCAATGTGGCGTTTTACGGCGCGACTGCGGGCGAGGCATACATACGCGGGATTGCGGGCGAGAGGTTTTGCGTCAGAAACAGCGGCGTTGACGCCGTGGTGGAGGGAGTGGGAGACCACGGCTGCGAATACATGACCGGGGGCAGTGTGGCGATACTCGGGCGCACGGGAAGGAACTTTGCCGCCGGAATGTCCGGCGGTGTCGCGTATGTTTTTGACCCGGCGGGCGATTTTGAGGCGAAAAACTGCAACACTCAGAGCGTCTCGGTGGAAGCCCTGTCGCCGGAGGACGAAACCGCACTCAAAACCATGATAATGCGCCACCTTCAATACACCCGCAGCGCGGTTGCGGAAAGGCTTCTCAAGCGGTGGGAGGAGAGCGCGGCCCGGTTCGTAAAGGTCATGCCCAATGACTACAAGAGGATGCTTGAGTGCATAAGCAGGGTTGAGGAGAGGGGTCTCAGCGGCGATGAGGCGATGATGGCGGCGTTTGAGGAAAACGTAAAGGACGCCGCGCGGGTGGGCGGCAACTAA
- a CDS encoding NAD+ synthase — protein MPRVRVALCQINCRVGDIRRNISAIRRGAEKALRAGADVACFPELAVCGYPPEDLLLKPGFTDANAEAVRELKSAAYPLTMIVGFAERARRGGPAYNAAAVISGGGVAGVYRKSLLPNYGVFDENRYFEPGSEAPVFKGGGLKMGVTVCEDIWFEGGPAARLAKKGANLMVNISASPYSAGKPRRRERMLSQRAAQGGAPLVFCNLVGGQDELVFDGHSAIFNSRGETVARARGFREDIVVADVEIPPAGGGAAEYRIRRPQPAEKPPVSASIRPLASNEEEVFSALVLGTRDYVSKNGFKTAVIGLSGGIDSALVAAIGVEALGSDRVAAFNMPSVFSSKSGVRDAEAVAKNLGISLRSVSIRAISDAYGRGAPEIFKQPGLASENIQARIRGNILMGFSNRFGSLVLTTGNKSESAVGYSTLYGDTAGGFAVIKDVKKTLVYRLARHYNGRRGFDAIPEAVIGKPPTAELRRGQKDSDDLPPYEVLDEIITHYVERDKSVAETVKLCGASRKTVVRIARLIDGNEYKRRQSPPGIRLTDKAFGKDRRMPITNLFRD, from the coding sequence GTGCCGCGGGTTAGGGTGGCGCTGTGCCAGATAAACTGCCGTGTCGGGGATATCCGGCGCAACATTTCCGCCATACGCCGGGGGGCGGAAAAAGCCCTCAGGGCGGGGGCGGACGTGGCGTGCTTTCCGGAGCTTGCGGTGTGCGGCTACCCGCCCGAAGACCTGTTGCTCAAGCCCGGATTTACGGACGCGAATGCGGAGGCGGTGCGCGAACTCAAGAGCGCCGCATACCCGCTGACCATGATAGTGGGTTTTGCGGAGCGCGCCCGGCGCGGGGGGCCGGCTTACAACGCCGCGGCCGTCATATCGGGCGGCGGGGTCGCCGGGGTTTACAGAAAGAGCCTGCTTCCCAACTACGGGGTTTTTGATGAAAACCGCTACTTTGAGCCCGGCTCCGAAGCGCCGGTTTTCAAGGGCGGCGGCCTGAAAATGGGCGTTACAGTTTGCGAGGATATATGGTTTGAGGGCGGCCCCGCCGCGAGGCTGGCAAAAAAGGGGGCAAACCTGATGGTAAACATTTCCGCCTCGCCTTATTCGGCGGGCAAGCCCCGGCGGAGGGAGAGGATGCTCTCACAGCGGGCGGCGCAAGGCGGCGCGCCGCTTGTGTTCTGCAACCTTGTCGGCGGGCAGGACGAACTGGTTTTTGACGGGCACAGCGCAATTTTCAACTCCCGGGGCGAGACGGTTGCGCGGGCGCGCGGCTTTCGCGAGGATATCGTTGTGGCGGATGTTGAAATCCCCCCGGCAGGGGGCGGCGCGGCGGAGTATCGTATCCGCAGGCCGCAACCGGCAGAGAAGCCGCCCGTTTCCGCAAGTATCCGCCCGCTTGCCTCAAATGAGGAGGAGGTTTTTTCCGCCCTTGTTCTCGGAACGCGGGACTATGTTAGCAAAAACGGCTTCAAGACCGCCGTCATAGGGCTTTCCGGCGGGATAGATTCCGCCCTTGTGGCAGCAATCGGCGTTGAAGCCCTCGGCTCAGACAGGGTTGCGGCGTTCAACATGCCTTCGGTTTTCAGCTCCAAATCGGGCGTAAGGGACGCCGAAGCGGTTGCAAAAAACCTCGGCATCAGTCTCCGCTCCGTCTCCATTCGCGCCATATCGGACGCCTACGGGAGGGGCGCTCCGGAGATTTTCAAACAGCCCGGCCTTGCGTCTGAAAACATACAGGCGCGAATAAGGGGCAACATTCTGATGGGGTTTTCCAACAGGTTCGGCTCTCTTGTGCTCACCACCGGAAACAAGAGCGAGTCCGCGGTCGGCTACTCCACCCTTTACGGCGACACCGCAGGCGGGTTTGCCGTTATAAAGGACGTTAAGAAGACCCTTGTTTACAGGCTTGCCCGCCACTACAACGGGCGGCGGGGGTTTGACGCCATACCTGAGGCGGTTATCGGGAAGCCGCCCACCGCCGAACTCAGAAGGGGGCAGAAAGACTCGGACGACCTTCCCCCCTATGAGGTTCTGGATGAGATAATCACCCACTATGTTGAGCGCGACAAAAGCGTCGCCGAGACGGTGAAGTTGTGCGGCGCAAGCAGAAAGACCGTTGTCAGGATAGCCCGCCTTATAGACGGAAACGAATACAAAAGAAGGCAGAGCCCCCCCGGAATCCGCCTGACGGACAAGGCGTTCGGCAAAGACCGCCGGATGCCTATAACCAATTTGTTCCGGGATTAG